Proteins co-encoded in one Saccharomyces mikatae IFO 1815 strain IFO1815 genome assembly, chromosome: 14 genomic window:
- the CSL4 gene encoding exosome non-catalytic core subunit CSL4 (similar to Saccharomyces cerevisiae CSL4 (YNL232W); ancestral locus Anc_2.11): protein MATGFEFPRIAYPGKLICPQYTTENRNGDDIIFNYVCGPGTKLLRYEHNGAQLEAITATLIGTVRCDEEKRTDEEEEREATNPSTEEEKSVDKSSSDVSKRIVKFIRVSVVPVTNNDCKTSKDASNDFANNLPKEGDIVLTRVTRLSLQRANVEILAVEDKPSPIDSGVGSNGMGIIAASGGSGAATFSVSQASSDLGETFRGIIRSQDVRSTDRDRVKVIDCFKPGDIVRAQVLSLGDGTNYYLTTARNDLGVVFARAANGAGGLMYATDWQMMTSPATGATEKRKCAKPF, encoded by the coding sequence ATGGCCACCGGTTTTGAATTTCCAAGAATAGCTTATCCAGGTAAACTGATATGCCCTCAATACACTACAGAAAATAGAAATGGCGATGATATAATTTTTAATTATGTTTGTGGCCCAGGAACGAAACTGCTTCGTTATGAGCACAATGGAGCACAATTAGAAGCGATAACCGCCACACTAATTGGGACAGTAAGATgcgatgaagaaaaaagaactgatgaggaagaagaacgtGAGGCCACTAACCCATCTACAGAGGAGGAAAAATCAGTAGATAAATCTTCCAGTGATGTGTCAAAAAGAATTGTAAAGTTTATCAGAGTTTCAGTAGTTCCGGTGACAAACAATGATTGTAAAACCAGTAAAGATGCCAGTAATGATTTTGCTAACAATCTACCGAAAGAAGGTGATATTGTACTGACCAGAGTGACCAGACTTTCATTACAACGAGCTAATGTCGAGATTTTAGCTGTGGAAGACAAACCATCCCCAATTGATAGTGGTGTTGGTAGCAATGGAATGGGAATAATTGCGGCATCTGGCGGCTCAGGAGCAGCTACATTCTCTGTTTCTCAAGCATCATCTGATCTAGGTGAGACATTTAGAGGTATAATCAGGTCCCAGGATGTGAGGTCCACTGACAGAGATCGGGTGAAGGTAATAGATTGTTTCAAGCCGGGTGATATTGTAAGAGCACAAGTTTTATCTTTAGGCGATGGTACTAACTATTATTTGACCACTGCAAGGAATGACCTGGGAGTGGTTTTTGCCAGGGCGGCCAATGGCGCTGGTGGGTTAATGTATGCGACAGACTGGCAAATGATGACCTCACCAGCTACAGGCGCAACTGAGAAGCGTAAGTGTGCCAAACCCTTTTAA
- the ELA1 gene encoding elongin A (similar to Saccharomyces cerevisiae ELA1 (YNL230C); ancestral locus Anc_2.13) codes for MKSLRTLCEISLMRNHSNIQSVSNVPYHLLKKILQKVKIPQLLKLEKSNVLLIFDDDELWLEFLKQDFPTNVHEQFVSKRDTICKYYFNFVKENDADLYNSDQDLLKSCLRQSVVKDIRNNKYRIPYRMLYSRYQQEVEKKQEESAERLRLEMQKLQQEREKNQTIVVDHTVYFKKKNTKKTARLDSEPHSQLYMKSLKDHESRLKHFKDAGFNIAKRHAQRVAFGGKAGAQTSSSKNNPVPIKAEPVKINRHMHDIAVEKKDVAMPTTPLKKRRSDSPSIFLNRKKPILSRPPPKTNAAVSRPHSTPITNDHRTSSHTYPHKDAISSMSSVAANTVSKGHKKKKSGIFVRNAGSDGDTFTHVTPSRPTRPYIYEPRK; via the coding sequence ATGAAAAGTTTACGAACACTATGTGAAATCTCGTTGATGAGAAATCATTCCAACATACAATCCGTTAGTAATGTGCCCTATCActtgttgaagaagatattgcaaaaagtgaaaatacCACAATTATTGAAGCTTGAGAAAAGCAACGTGTTACTGATATTTGACGACGATGAACTATGGTTAGAATTCTTGAAACAGGATTTCCCGACTAATGTGCACGAACAGTTTGTATCCAAGAGAGACACTATTTGCAAATACTACTTCAACTTcgtcaaagaaaatgatgcAGACCTTTACAACTCAGATCAGGACTTATTAAAGTCTTGCCTACGTCAGTCGGTAGTGAAAGACATCCGAAACAACAAGTATCGAATACCATACAGAATGTTGTACTCAAGGTACCAGCAAGAagtagaaaagaaacaggaGGAAAGCGCAGAAAGATTACGACTGGAAATGCAAAAGttacaacaagaaagagagaaaaatcaaacgATAGTAGTTGACCACACTGTTTactttaaaaagaaaaacaccAAAAAGACCGCAAGGTTGGACAGTGAGCCACATTCGCAATTATACATGAAATCCTTGAAAGATCACGAATCTAGACTAAAGCACTTCAAAGATGCTGGGTTCAACATTGCAAAAAGACATGCGCAGCGTGTGGCCTTTGGTGGCAAAGCTGGCGCACAAACATCTTCCTCGAAAAATAACCCAGTTCCCATCAAGGCGGAACCTGTCAAGATCAACCGTCACATGCACGACATTGCAGTAGAGAAGAAAGACGTTGCAATGCCCACTACGCCgctgaagaaaagaagatctGATTCACCGTCAATTTTCCTCAATCGGAAAAAGCCTATATTGTCAAGGCCACCACCAAAGACCAACGCTGCAGTTTCCCGACCCCATTCAACACCGATCACCAACGATCACCGCACCAGTTCACACACTTATCCCCACAAAGATGCCATATCTTCCATGTCAAGTGTAGCCGCAAATACCGTTTCAAAAGGccacaagaagaagaaatctgGTATTTTCGTACGAAATGCCGGATCTGACGGAGATACTTTTACGCACGTGACCCCAAGTCGACCTACCCGTCCGTATATCTATGAGCCGCGGAAATAG
- the PDR16 gene encoding phosphatidylinositol transporter (similar to Saccharomyces cerevisiae PDR16 (YNL231C); ancestral locus Anc_2.12), which produces MFKRFTKKKEAPEEQKNLIDIDEPIKELPSSISIPKEKPLTGEEQKMYDEVLKHFSNPDLKIYTSEKNKSEDDLKPLDEEEKAWLTRECFLRYLRATKWVLKDCIDRITMTLAWRREFGISHLGEEHGDTITADSVAVENESGKQVILGYENDARPILYLKPGRQNTKTSHRQVQHLVFMLERVIDFMPAGQDSLALLIDFKDYPDVPKVPGNSKIPPIGVGKEVLHILQTHYPERLGKALLTNIPWLAWTFLKLIHPFIDPLTREKLVFDEPFVKYVPKNELDSLYGGDLRFKYKHDVYWPALVDTAREKRDHYFKRFQSFGGIVGLSEVDLRGTHDKLLYPVKSENNTV; this is translated from the coding sequence ATGTTCAAGAGATTCACTAAGAAGAAGGAGGCTCCAGAAGAgcagaaaaatttaattgatattgatgagCCAATTAAAGAACTTCCATCCTCGATATCTATTCCAAAGGAAAAACCACTTACTGGTGAAGAGCAAAAGATGTATGATGAGGTGTTGAAACATTTCAGTAACCCTGACTTGAAAATCTATAcaagtgaaaaaaacaagtcAGAGGATGATCTTAAACCcttggatgaagaagaaaaagcgTGGTTAACTAGGGAATGTTTCCTACGTTACCTAAGAGCTACCAAATGGGTGCTGAAGGACTGTATTGATAGAATCACTATGACTCTAGCGTGGAGAAGAGAATTCGGCATTAGTCACTTGGGAGAAGAGCATGGTGATACAATAACCGCTGACTCTGTAGCTGTCGAGAACGAATCTGGTAAGCAAGTGATTTTGGGTTACGAAAATGATGCCAGACCCATCTTATATTTGAAACCAGGGAGACAGAATACAAAGACTTCTCACAGACAAGTGCAGCACTTAGTCTTCATGTTAGAAAGAGTTATCGATTTTATGCCGGCTGGTCAAGATTCTTTAGCGTTGCTAAtagatttcaaagattaTCCTGATGTGCCCAAAGTACCTGGTAATAGTAAGATACCCCCCATTGGTGTGGGTAAGGAGGTGCTGCATATTCTACAAACTCACTATCCAGAAAGACTAGGAAAGGCACTTTTGACGAATATTCCTTGGTTAGCCTGGACCTTCTTGAAGTTAATTCATCCGTTTATTGATCCGCTAACCCGTGAGAAACTGGTTTTTGATGAGCCATTTGTGAAATATGTTCCTAAGAATGAACTAGATTCACTGTATGGTGGTGATCTGAGATTCAAATATAAGCATGATGTATATTGGCCAGCTCTAGTAGACACTGCACgtgaaaaaagagatcATTATTTCAAGAGGTTTCAAAGTTTTGGTGGTATAGTGGGTTTAAGTGAGGTCGATTTAAGAGGTACGCATGATAAACTACTTTACCCTGTAAAATCGGAAAACAACACCGTGTAA